From the Lancefieldella sp. Marseille-Q7238 genome, one window contains:
- the yqeK gene encoding bis(5'-nucleosyl)-tetraphosphatase (symmetrical) YqeK — translation MSAPSDHKNTVIKFATVIYTSKQQAIIEELERDLDAHMRLQNPKRFAHSISVGHMAETMAVAYGIDPYPARVAGILHDWEKGLSNEDTLLLAEKYQLEMGVAYVKIISLLHGPLAARELPKLYPWLSEEILSAIAKHTTADLVMSDLDKIIYVADLIEPLRASYPSIVRSRELFVRHVSLEALYRASFTSTLLYVVESGKYLYPKSVDIYNAMIGCPLKETEPDVTKRTER, via the coding sequence ATGAGTGCGCCCTCAGACCACAAGAACACGGTTATCAAATTCGCAACGGTTATTTACACCTCAAAGCAGCAGGCGATTATCGAAGAGCTTGAGCGAGATCTTGACGCGCATATGCGCTTGCAAAACCCGAAGCGCTTCGCGCACAGCATTTCCGTTGGCCACATGGCCGAAACTATGGCTGTCGCGTACGGGATAGATCCGTATCCCGCGCGCGTCGCAGGCATTCTCCATGACTGGGAGAAGGGCCTTTCTAACGAGGATACGCTTTTACTTGCCGAGAAGTACCAGCTTGAGATGGGCGTCGCGTATGTGAAGATTATCAGCTTGCTTCATGGTCCTCTCGCCGCGCGTGAGCTTCCCAAGCTCTATCCATGGCTTTCGGAAGAGATTTTGAGCGCCATTGCAAAGCATACGACCGCTGACCTTGTGATGTCCGACCTCGATAAGATCATATATGTCGCGGACCTTATCGAGCCGCTGCGAGCATCGTATCCAAGCATTGTGCGCTCGCGTGAGCTTTTTGTGCGTCACGTTTCTCTTGAGGCGCTGTATCGCGCGAGCTTTACCTCAACGCTTTTGTACGTTGTGGAATCCGGCAAGTACTTGTATCCAAAGTCCGTTGACATATACAATGCTATGATTGGGTGCCCGCTCAAAGAGACTGAGCCGGACGTGACAAAAAGAACAGAAAGGTAG
- the obgE gene encoding GTPase ObgE: MDTFTDLCHINVKGGDGGAGCMSFRREAFVPKGGPDGGDGGHGGDVVIVADPQLSSLIDYRYKHHFKAERGTHGKGARRHGADGEDLLLKVPLGTVVRELDPETQKPLYDIADLTVAGERVVVAPGGRGGLGNIHFVTSVRRAPAFAEKGEPAQDHWIELEMKLMADVALVGMPSVGKSSLIARISSARPKIADYPFTTLVPNLGVVRAASGQSFVCADVPGLIEGASEGKGLGHQFLRHIERTALIAHVVDITGGFEDRDPVEDYRVINRELATYAPELAERPMIVVANKCDMPDTADKIEELRHAAEVDGHRFFAVSAVTGHNLDEFVAYCASAVAKLRQEFSAAAPTVDRSETWEHRRQRRDSRFTIEREERHAWRVSGGAIERMVIQTDWDNDEAVAYLQHRLDRIGLDDQLIKAGAVDGDEVRILGFAFTFEGSASAPAPDSYAEDDPCALDEPAVSDEDAKIDSTDGIGHE; the protein is encoded by the coding sequence GTGGATACATTCACCGACCTGTGTCATATCAACGTAAAAGGCGGCGACGGCGGCGCGGGATGCATGTCGTTCAGGCGCGAGGCGTTCGTGCCCAAAGGGGGACCCGATGGCGGCGATGGCGGCCATGGCGGCGATGTGGTAATCGTTGCCGACCCGCAGCTGTCGTCCCTCATTGACTACCGATATAAGCACCACTTCAAGGCGGAGCGGGGCACGCACGGCAAAGGAGCACGGCGTCACGGCGCGGACGGCGAGGACTTGCTGCTCAAGGTGCCACTGGGAACCGTGGTCAGAGAGCTTGACCCGGAGACGCAAAAGCCCTTGTATGACATAGCTGATCTTACGGTTGCGGGCGAGCGCGTAGTTGTGGCGCCCGGCGGCCGCGGCGGTCTTGGTAACATTCACTTTGTGACATCGGTGCGCCGTGCGCCCGCCTTTGCCGAAAAAGGAGAACCGGCGCAAGATCACTGGATCGAGCTGGAAATGAAGCTGATGGCCGATGTGGCGCTTGTCGGCATGCCGTCAGTTGGCAAGAGTTCGCTCATTGCTCGCATCAGTTCCGCGCGGCCGAAGATTGCCGACTATCCGTTTACAACGCTCGTACCCAACCTGGGCGTGGTCCGCGCCGCGAGCGGTCAGTCTTTTGTCTGCGCCGACGTGCCTGGCCTCATTGAAGGCGCAAGTGAAGGCAAAGGTCTTGGTCATCAATTTTTGCGCCATATTGAACGCACGGCTCTTATCGCCCATGTCGTTGATATAACAGGCGGCTTTGAAGACCGCGACCCTGTTGAGGATTATCGCGTTATCAACCGCGAGCTTGCGACCTACGCGCCTGAGCTTGCCGAGCGGCCGATGATTGTGGTTGCCAATAAGTGCGACATGCCGGATACGGCCGACAAAATAGAAGAGCTGCGCCACGCAGCGGAGGTGGACGGACACCGCTTCTTTGCCGTTTCCGCGGTAACCGGTCATAATCTTGACGAATTTGTCGCCTACTGCGCTTCGGCAGTCGCTAAGCTTCGCCAAGAGTTCTCAGCAGCAGCACCGACTGTCGACCGCTCTGAAACCTGGGAGCACAGGCGTCAGCGCCGTGACAGCCGTTTTACCATTGAGCGAGAAGAGCGTCACGCCTGGCGCGTTTCTGGAGGCGCCATCGAACGTATGGTCATCCAAACCGACTGGGACAATGATGAGGCCGTCGCTTACCTGCAGCATCGACTTGACCGCATCGGCTTGGACGATCAGCTGATTAAGGCGGGCGCCGTCGACGGAGATGAAGTTCGGATTCTGGGGTTCGCCTTTACGTTTGAAGGGTCAGCGTCCGCGCCTGCACCAGACAGCTACGCTGAAGACGATCCGTGTGCTTTGGACGAACCCGCGGTATCTGACGAAGACGCGAAAATCGACTCTACCGATGGGATAGGGCATGAGTAA
- the nadD gene encoding nicotinate-nucleotide adenylyltransferase, with protein sequence MSKIINGMHPGLPNLGQDPSKTYRLGIMGGTFDPIHYGHLVAAETAYDDLHLDVVVFMPAGRPAFKQDMRVTAGEDRYSMTLLATSDNPHFVASRFEVDFEGITYTAETLTRLRALYPENVEFYFITGADAIADIVSWRNAGTVAELAHFVAATRPGYDLNRARRAIELSPYDFDVTYLEVPALAISSSYLRARVEQHQSLRYLTPDAVAGYVHKHGLYGADSTPLTARGDER encoded by the coding sequence ATGAGTAAGATAATAAACGGCATGCACCCCGGACTTCCGAACCTCGGCCAGGATCCCTCAAAGACCTACCGATTGGGAATTATGGGCGGTACGTTTGATCCTATCCACTATGGACATCTGGTAGCTGCGGAAACCGCGTACGACGATTTGCATCTCGATGTTGTTGTCTTTATGCCCGCAGGCCGCCCCGCCTTTAAGCAGGATATGCGCGTAACGGCGGGGGAGGATCGCTACTCAATGACGCTTCTCGCCACGTCGGATAATCCCCACTTTGTGGCAAGTCGCTTTGAAGTGGACTTTGAAGGCATTACATATACCGCCGAGACCTTGACACGCCTGCGCGCGCTCTATCCCGAAAACGTCGAGTTTTACTTCATTACCGGCGCTGACGCCATCGCGGATATTGTCAGCTGGCGCAATGCCGGCACCGTAGCGGAGCTTGCTCACTTTGTGGCGGCAACGCGTCCCGGCTATGACCTCAATCGGGCGAGACGGGCCATTGAGCTGTCTCCCTATGATTTTGACGTGACCTATCTTGAGGTGCCCGCTTTGGCCATCTCATCGAGCTATCTGCGCGCGCGTGTAGAGCAGCACCAAAGTCTTCGGTACCTCACGCCTGACGCGGTTGCGGGCTATGTGCATAAACATGGGCTCTACGGAGCCGATTCAACGCCGCTCACGGCCCGAGGTGACGAGCGATGA
- the rpmA gene encoding 50S ribosomal protein L27, giving the protein MAHKKGLGSSRNGRDSQAQRLGTKIYGGQAIKAGQIIVRQRGTHITPGVNVGRGKDDTLFALVDGVVEFKRGVKHVVNVIEAQA; this is encoded by the coding sequence ATGGCACACAAGAAAGGTCTCGGTTCGTCCCGTAACGGCCGCGATTCTCAGGCGCAGCGTCTGGGTACCAAAATTTACGGTGGCCAGGCCATCAAGGCTGGTCAGATTATTGTTCGTCAGCGCGGCACCCACATTACCCCTGGCGTTAACGTCGGCCGCGGCAAGGACGATACGCTTTTCGCGCTCGTTGATGGCGTTGTCGAGTTCAAGCGCGGCGTCAAGCATGTCGTCAACGTCATTGAGGCGCAGGCGTAA
- the rplU gene encoding 50S ribosomal protein L21: MYAIVATGGKQYKVAKDDIIAVEKLDAQPGDKVKLDVLMLNDGKKTIVNPSDLSSKKVTCEVLEQFKDKKVLVFKLHKRKRYHRTNGHRQQLTKLKVTSLPTTRKAASKASDESAE; the protein is encoded by the coding sequence ATGTACGCAATCGTAGCAACTGGTGGCAAGCAGTATAAGGTTGCCAAAGATGACATTATCGCTGTCGAGAAGCTTGACGCGCAGCCTGGCGACAAGGTCAAGCTTGACGTTCTCATGCTTAATGACGGCAAGAAGACCATTGTCAATCCGTCTGACCTCTCTTCTAAGAAGGTCACCTGCGAGGTTCTTGAGCAGTTCAAGGATAAAAAAGTCCTTGTTTTCAAGCTCCACAAGCGCAAGCGCTACCACCGTACCAACGGACACCGTCAGCAGCTTACCAAGCTGAAGGTCACTTCTCTTCCGACCACGCGCAAGGCTGCGTCTAAGGCATCCGACGAATCAGCCGAGTAA
- a CDS encoding energy-coupling factor transporter ATPase, which translates to MPLHQTSIVAMNGEKNMHSVLDFQHVTFSYPDSKTPALSGIHFQLSEGEFLGIVGPSGAGKTTLTSLMSGAIPHHYRGTLYGAVLVDGQDTCDVTLTDISCSIGLILQDIDAQMVAGIVEDELLFGLENFDVPREQIMDRLTYALDTVGISDLRYREIATLSGGQKQKVALAAMLALRPRVMVLDEPTAALDPVSSRTIFETLAELNRTERITVIVVEQKVALLATYCSRVLVLADGAIAACGSTSEVFARSAALRELGVDSPRATRISNYLRKLGYAGEKDVSLTVQDACGLVARAVGKSRGVSYDVQTPLTSKDASLSPTYLPLIGGPVTAADSGPFKKVLSQPEGEEVEPSLELLDVSFRYESSNDGVDHVTFSVNPGEIVALIGQNGAGKTTITKLVNGLLKPQSGDVRIMGTSTVSQRTSEIAHHVSTLFQNPDHQICKDTVLDEVAFGLELKGVPQSEAHERAKDVIDGFGLDAQASPFTLSRGQCQMVALASVVVCEPDVLVLDEPTSGLDYRECMTVMHEVEKLREKGCAVLMACHDMEVVSDFASRAAVMAHGSLIADGPLAEVFAQNAVMRLAAIEPPQVVQIARVLSERVDAAYTGLTTVSEIGRMTERIVSDATSRAAAEKFVREAVEEHHRHRNTTKGRGGSEVSDVR; encoded by the coding sequence ATGCCGTTACATCAAACTTCAATCGTAGCTATGAATGGCGAGAAGAACATGCACTCCGTACTTGATTTTCAACATGTGACGTTTAGCTATCCCGACAGCAAAACGCCCGCGCTTTCAGGCATACACTTCCAGCTCAGCGAAGGAGAGTTTCTCGGTATCGTAGGGCCTTCGGGGGCAGGAAAAACGACGCTCACCTCGCTTATGTCCGGCGCGATTCCGCACCACTACCGCGGCACGCTGTATGGAGCGGTGTTGGTTGACGGGCAGGATACCTGTGACGTTACCCTGACCGACATCTCTTGTTCAATCGGCCTCATTCTTCAGGATATTGACGCGCAGATGGTTGCCGGCATTGTAGAGGATGAACTTCTCTTCGGGCTTGAAAATTTTGATGTTCCCCGCGAGCAGATTATGGATCGTTTGACGTACGCTTTGGATACCGTTGGTATATCCGATCTGCGCTACCGCGAAATTGCGACGCTTTCCGGCGGCCAAAAGCAAAAGGTCGCCCTTGCCGCCATGCTGGCGCTGCGTCCGCGCGTGATGGTCCTTGACGAGCCGACCGCCGCCCTTGACCCCGTCTCTTCACGCACCATTTTTGAAACGCTCGCCGAGCTCAATCGCACTGAGCGCATCACGGTCATTGTCGTGGAGCAAAAGGTCGCCCTTCTCGCCACATATTGCTCACGCGTCCTCGTACTGGCAGACGGCGCCATTGCCGCCTGCGGCTCCACAAGCGAAGTCTTTGCGCGCTCAGCGGCCTTGCGCGAACTTGGCGTTGACAGTCCTCGGGCTACACGCATTTCCAATTACCTGCGTAAACTTGGCTATGCGGGCGAGAAAGACGTTTCGCTGACAGTCCAAGACGCCTGCGGCCTTGTCGCGCGCGCGGTGGGGAAGAGCAGGGGGGTCTCCTACGACGTGCAGACTCCGCTCACCTCTAAAGACGCGTCTCTTTCTCCAACGTATTTGCCGCTCATCGGTGGTCCTGTGACGGCTGCTGACAGCGGTCCATTCAAAAAGGTTCTGTCTCAGCCGGAGGGAGAGGAAGTTGAGCCATCGCTTGAGCTGCTTGACGTTTCGTTTCGCTATGAGAGCAGCAATGACGGCGTTGACCATGTGACCTTTTCCGTAAATCCCGGTGAGATTGTGGCGCTTATCGGTCAAAACGGCGCTGGAAAGACAACCATTACCAAGCTGGTCAACGGCTTATTGAAGCCGCAAAGCGGTGATGTTCGCATTATGGGAACATCCACTGTTTCTCAGCGCACCAGCGAGATTGCCCACCATGTCAGCACGCTCTTTCAAAATCCCGACCACCAAATCTGCAAAGACACGGTTCTCGATGAGGTCGCTTTTGGACTGGAGCTCAAAGGAGTACCGCAATCAGAAGCGCATGAGCGGGCGAAAGACGTTATCGACGGCTTTGGACTTGACGCTCAGGCTTCTCCGTTTACGCTTTCTCGCGGTCAGTGCCAAATGGTAGCCTTGGCGTCCGTGGTCGTGTGCGAGCCTGACGTGCTTGTGCTCGATGAGCCGACAAGCGGCCTTGACTATCGTGAGTGCATGACCGTCATGCACGAGGTTGAAAAGCTGCGCGAGAAGGGCTGCGCCGTTTTGATGGCCTGCCATGACATGGAGGTCGTTTCTGACTTTGCGAGTCGCGCGGCAGTTATGGCGCACGGTTCCCTCATCGCTGATGGTCCTCTGGCTGAAGTTTTTGCACAAAATGCTGTTATGCGCCTCGCCGCTATTGAACCGCCTCAGGTGGTACAGATTGCGCGCGTGCTCTCGGAGCGCGTTGACGCCGCCTATACAGGACTGACAACAGTGTCTGAGATTGGTCGGATGACTGAGCGTATTGTGAGCGACGCCACCTCTCGCGCGGCGGCCGAGAAATTTGTCAGAGAAGCCGTTGAAGAACATCATCGCCATCGCAATACCACCAAAGGCCGCGGCGGTTCGGAGGTCTCAGATGTCAGGTAG
- the rsfS gene encoding ribosome silencing factor yields the protein MAVTPFELARIAAVAADDKKAKDILVLDLSDQTDVCDYFVICTGDNARMADSIVDEIREKIRKNTGLNPLSTEGREGLKWILVDYGSVVIHVFQPEVRDYYRLERLWEDAPRVDVGLEA from the coding sequence ATGGCTGTAACCCCATTTGAACTTGCTCGAATCGCAGCTGTTGCCGCTGATGATAAGAAAGCGAAGGACATTCTCGTCCTTGACCTGTCCGATCAAACCGACGTCTGCGATTATTTTGTCATCTGCACCGGAGATAACGCTCGCATGGCCGACTCCATCGTGGACGAAATCCGCGAGAAGATCCGTAAAAATACTGGTCTTAACCCGCTTTCCACAGAAGGCCGCGAAGGCTTGAAATGGATTCTTGTGGACTACGGTTCCGTTGTCATTCATGTATTTCAGCCGGAAGTGCGAGACTATTACCGCTTGGAGCGCCTGTGGGAAGACGCGCCGCGCGTTGACGTTGGTCTTGAAGCGTAA
- a CDS encoding energy-coupling factor transporter transmembrane component T has product MSGSIIDYTEGTSFLHRANPVAKVFLAIELFTAGIVAPGYPEIIAVIAATLLINIVAGNAKKAFRLLGAFFVIGACMFVVQALIARSGTPVFYIVTDYGLAQATNVALRTIALALPLLSMMSLTRMEDLTSACVEVLHIPYRYAFTITTAIRFVPVFSQEMEKIKEAQTARGVEFDAKNPFRRLKLQLPLIVPLMISSVKKADATALSAEQRGFYLRTRDSALKRYPMRISDDVILVVGLMFIIGIAVL; this is encoded by the coding sequence ATGTCAGGTAGCATTATTGATTACACGGAAGGCACGAGCTTTTTGCATCGCGCAAATCCGGTTGCTAAGGTCTTTCTCGCCATCGAGCTTTTCACGGCGGGCATTGTAGCTCCCGGCTACCCTGAGATTATTGCTGTTATCGCAGCCACGCTGCTTATCAATATCGTGGCAGGCAATGCCAAAAAGGCGTTTCGGCTCTTGGGAGCGTTTTTTGTTATAGGCGCTTGCATGTTTGTCGTTCAGGCGCTCATTGCGCGTTCGGGCACGCCGGTGTTCTACATTGTCACCGACTATGGTCTTGCTCAGGCGACAAATGTTGCGCTGCGCACCATCGCGTTGGCGCTGCCGCTCCTTTCGATGATGAGCCTTACCCGCATGGAGGACCTGACGAGCGCCTGCGTCGAAGTGCTCCATATTCCGTATCGATACGCGTTTACCATCACTACCGCTATTCGTTTCGTCCCTGTTTTTTCGCAGGAAATGGAGAAAATCAAGGAGGCCCAGACGGCGCGCGGCGTGGAGTTTGACGCAAAAAATCCTTTTCGCCGCCTGAAACTGCAACTCCCGCTTATTGTTCCGCTGATGATTTCTTCGGTGAAAAAAGCTGACGCTACAGCGCTCTCAGCCGAACAGCGTGGGTTTTATCTGCGCACGCGGGATTCCGCGCTCAAGCGCTATCCAATGCGTATATCTGATGACGTCATACTTGTTGTCGGCCTCATGTTTATTATTGGCATAGCGGTTCTCTAG
- a CDS encoding FtsW/RodA/SpoVE family cell cycle protein, which yields MALDTSAVTKQRGFSRFRRTNTPKGLTVNGKKSDGKRDILGNLYLPQLIPACLLILIGIVVIYTASLNIAEASFPRHLAGIAIGAVLAALIWHYDYRGLANMSTFLLIAVSILMIMPRIPGLGVSIKGMTGWVKIPFIPLRFQPSEVGKIGLIFLMASVGAEYHGKVETLKDYVKLCGTLLIPFGCIMLLPDLGTGLILLAIGATVIICSGAKKTWILITFSLLVAVVALVVVTSLIPGIPHILKDYQIKRLVVFVDPSIDPSGDGYNLQQAKIAVGSGGLFGKGPGNATQASGRFLPEAHTDFVFALFAEEFGFVGSLVMLALFAWMIFSTILLAMRLENPFAKLTLVGCAAMWTFQMLQNIGMCIGIMPITGIPLPFISFGSTSMLAQMMSVGVVQSVWRHRQKSA from the coding sequence ATGGCGTTGGACACATCTGCCGTGACCAAACAGCGAGGTTTTTCTCGCTTCAGACGCACGAATACGCCCAAAGGGCTGACCGTCAACGGTAAAAAATCAGACGGCAAGCGTGATATCTTGGGCAATCTCTATCTGCCGCAGCTGATACCCGCATGCCTGCTTATTCTTATCGGTATCGTGGTCATCTATACGGCGTCGCTAAATATCGCGGAGGCGAGCTTTCCCCGCCACCTTGCAGGTATTGCTATTGGCGCGGTACTTGCTGCCCTCATTTGGCATTATGACTACCGCGGCCTGGCGAACATGTCGACGTTTTTGCTGATAGCAGTTTCAATTTTGATGATTATGCCGCGCATACCAGGGCTGGGCGTATCCATAAAAGGCATGACTGGCTGGGTGAAGATTCCCTTCATACCCCTGCGTTTTCAGCCTTCGGAGGTCGGCAAGATTGGACTTATTTTCCTCATGGCCTCCGTGGGCGCCGAGTATCACGGTAAAGTAGAGACCTTGAAGGATTACGTAAAGCTCTGCGGTACGCTGCTCATTCCTTTTGGCTGCATTATGCTGCTGCCCGATTTGGGAACCGGCCTCATTCTTTTGGCGATAGGAGCGACCGTCATCATTTGCTCGGGCGCCAAAAAAACATGGATTCTCATTACGTTTTCCCTGCTTGTCGCTGTGGTGGCACTGGTAGTAGTGACCTCGCTTATTCCGGGTATCCCGCATATTTTGAAGGACTACCAGATCAAGCGCCTAGTGGTATTTGTCGACCCGTCCATCGATCCGTCAGGAGACGGGTATAACTTGCAGCAAGCCAAAATCGCAGTCGGTTCCGGCGGCCTTTTCGGCAAGGGTCCGGGCAATGCTACGCAGGCAAGCGGCAGGTTTTTACCTGAGGCGCATACCGACTTCGTGTTCGCGCTCTTTGCCGAGGAGTTTGGCTTTGTCGGCTCTCTTGTGATGCTGGCGCTCTTCGCGTGGATGATCTTCTCGACGATTCTTCTCGCCATGCGCCTTGAAAATCCGTTTGCCAAGCTCACTCTTGTGGGTTGCGCCGCCATGTGGACATTTCAAATGCTGCAAAATATTGGCATGTGCATTGGCATTATGCCCATCACCGGCATTCCACTGCCGTTCATTAGCTTCGGTTCCACATCGATGCTTGCGCAGATGATGTCTGTGGGTGTGGTGCAGTCGGTGTGGCGACATCGTCAGAAGTCCGCGTAG